The following is a genomic window from Bacteroidia bacterium.
GTGCTTGCATGTCCGTGGGGAAACCGGGGTAGATGGCCGTCGTAATGTTGACGGGCAGCAGCCGCTCCGGTGCGCGGAGCGTGACGCTGCGCGCGCCGGGGAGGACTTCACAGCCGGCCTCGCGGAACTTCGTCAGCACGGCGGTGAGGTGGAAGGGATCGACTTGCTCGAGTGTGATTTCTCCACCGGTCGCAGCAGCAGCCGCGAGAAAAGTACCTGCTTCGATGCGATCCGGGATGTTTCTGTCCTCGGCGGGATGGAGTTCGTCCACACCCTCCACGGTGAGGCAATTACTGCCGATGCCGTGGATAATCGCTCCCATGCGGACAAGAAAGCCGGCGAGTTGGGTGATTTCGGGCTCCGTTGCGGCGTTGCGTATGGTCGTAATACCTTCCGCGCAGACTGCCGCCATCAGGGTGTTCCCCGTGGCGCCCACACTGGAAATGTCGAATGTGATGTCCGCACCCTTGAGTCGTTTGGTTCGGGCGACAACATAGCCGCCATCGATGTCGATCTCCGCACCCAGTTCCTGCATGGCCTTCAGATGGAGGTCCACCGGTCGAGGTCCCCATGCGCAGCCACCGGGATAGGAGACACGCGCCGTACCGTAGCGGCCAAGCAATGGTCCCAGTACGTAGAATGATGCCCGCATCTTTTTTACGAGATCGTATGGTGCTTCAAATGAGTGGATGTTGCTGCAGTCGAGTTCCAGCGTCGTACCAGGATGACGTATTTCCACACCCATGGATTCGAGCAGCGTTGACATTGTGGCGATGTCACGCAGACGCGGAGTGTTCTCCAGCCGACAGACACCGTTGCACAGCAAGGTGGCCGGCATCAGCGCGAGTGAGGCATTCTTAGCGCCGGAAATCGTCACCGATCCCTTGAGGGCATTGCCACCCCTGATAATGAATTTGTCCATGTTACCCGGAAAAAGAGAGATGTTAAGCACTCATGCAATCTTCAATCTACGCCCCCCGTCTACGCAAAGCAATGTCTTTCGCTGTCCGCTGGAGCGTGCTTGTTGACTCATACATCATTATCCTCAAGGGTTTCATCATCGCATGCGACTGTTTGCGTATCCGTCTGCAGGCCCATGGGTAAGCCTGAGCCTGTGTACGCGGATGAATACGGATTGTCATGGATTCATGCGGCGTTTTTTCATCGCTGGAAAGATCGTCTTTCACACAGTGCGATCATGGGCGATACATGAAGCGCCCGCATCCGCGGATTGCGGGCAATTGCGTCCCCGCATGCTTTTCCCTATATTTTTCGCACCTCGTTCTCCGGACTGTACCAGCACATGGATACACTATGAATTCCTACCTCGGCTATTTGAAAGCCGCACTGACCTCGCAGTACAACCTGTTGCTTCTCGCCGCCGCAGGTATGATCTCGCTCATCTCAGGCAATCTCCTCCCTCTGCTCGTCGCTCTCGGCGGGGAGGCCGTCTGGCTCGCCGCGGCACCGCTATCACCAGCCTACCGGGCGATGGTGGATAGAAAACAACAGAAACACGCCCGAATCGATGCCGACGATGAAATGCAGCGCATCGCGGGCGAGTTACCGCCGGAACTTCAAAAGAGGTTTGAACGCATGCGGAGGCAGGTTGGCGAAATTCGATCGCACAACGAAGCTCAGGACGCACCCGGCCTTGCCCTCATGAACAGGACGACGGAGCGCCTCGATGACATGCTGCGCCGCTACGCGCGCATGTTGCACGCCCATAATCGCTGGCTGCAGCACGCCGCCAGCGGAAATCGGTATGAGGTGGAGCAGCGGCTCGCCGCACTTGCCGGGGATGATGGCGGAGATTCCGAGCTCGCCGCGGCACGCGAACAGCAACGGCGTATTCTCGAGCAGCGGCTGGAGAAACTCGATAAAGCCGAACGGGACAACACGCTGTTGGAAACGCAGATAGCCACTCTGGAAGATGCCATGGGTTTACTTCGTGATCAGGCGCTCACTCTGCGCGATCCCGGGGAAATGACGGCACATCTGGATGGATTTCTCACCGAAGTGGAAGTGACGGAGCAGACTGTCTCCGCGCTCGAATCCTCCTTTGCTGCGCTCTTTGACCGCGAATTGAAGCAAGCCGAAGAAGCCCGACGTATCGGCGATTCCACTCAATCCTGAACGGAGATACCATGTCCGAACAAAATCGCAGGAAGCTGCAGGAAATGCGCGCACAGTCCCGTCTGGGTGGCGGCGCGGAGCGCATCAAGGCCCAGCATGACAAGGGAAAATTTACGGCGAGAGAGCGCATAGACATCCTGCTCGACCGCGGCAGCTTCGAAGAAATTGACGCCTTCGTGACGCACCGCTCGCGTGACTTCGGACTGGAAAAGCAAAAATTCCTCGGAGACGGTGTCGTGACAGGCAGTGGCAC
Proteins encoded in this region:
- the murA gene encoding UDP-N-acetylglucosamine 1-carboxyvinyltransferase codes for the protein MDKFIIRGGNALKGSVTISGAKNASLALMPATLLCNGVCRLENTPRLRDIATMSTLLESMGVEIRHPGTTLELDCSNIHSFEAPYDLVKKMRASFYVLGPLLGRYGTARVSYPGGCAWGPRPVDLHLKAMQELGAEIDIDGGYVVARTKRLKGADITFDISSVGATGNTLMAAVCAEGITTIRNAATEPEITQLAGFLVRMGAIIHGIGSNCLTVEGVDELHPAEDRNIPDRIEAGTFLAAAAATGGEITLEQVDPFHLTAVLTKFREAGCEVLPGARSVTLRAPERLLPVNITTAIYPGFPTDMQAQWMALMTGANGSSFITDTVYTDRFNHVAELQRLGARIDVTQNSAIVHGVPALKGATVMSTDLRASASLIIAGLVAQGSTEVLRVYHLDRGYEAIELKLRDLGADIHRVDSEEY